From Natator depressus isolate rNatDep1 chromosome 7, rNatDep2.hap1, whole genome shotgun sequence, the proteins below share one genomic window:
- the TLX1 gene encoding T-cell leukemia homeobox protein 1, producing MDHIGAHHLHQSHAEPISFGIDQILNNPDQGSCMISGSRLQDSSDYGLSCIVSSAYNTMTGSYGAGGGSAGAYPGACSMASLPGSYNVNMGVAMNGNGLNSAGGVIRVPAHRPLAGGGHQPLSTGMPTVPSVNAMNNLTGLTFPWMESNRRYTKDRFTGHPYQNRTPPKKKKPRTSFTRLQICELEKRFHRQKYLASAERAALAKALKMTDAQVKTWFQNRRTKWRRQTAEEREAERQQANRILMQLQQEAFQKSINQPLQADPICVHNSSLFALQNLQPWSDDSSKITSVTSVASACE from the exons ATGGATCACATAGGGGCTCACCACCTCCACCAGAGCCACGCCGAGCCCATCAGCTTTGGAATCGACCAGATCCTCAACAACCCGGACCAAGGCAGCTGCATGATCTCCGGCTCCCGGCTGCAGGACTCCTCCGACTACGGCCTGAGCTGCATCGTGAGCAGCGCCTACAACACCATGACCGGCAGCTACGGGGCGGGCGGCGGCTCGGCCGGGGCTTACCCGGGGGCCTGCAGCATGGCTTCCCTGCCGGGCTCCTACAACGTCAACATGGGGGTGGCCATGAACGGGAACGGCCTGAACTCGGCGGGGGGCGTGATCCGGGTGCCGGCGCACAGGCCGCTGGCTGGCGGCGGGCACCAGCCCCTCTCCACCGGGATGCCCACCGTGCCCTCGGTGAACGCCATGAACAACCTCACGGGACTCACTTTCCCCTGGATGGAGAGCAACAGGCGCTACACGAAAGACCGGTtcacag GTCACCCCTACCAGAACCGGACGCCGCCCAAGAAAAAGAAACCCAGGACGTCTTTCACCCGGCTGCAGATCTGCGAGCTGGAGAAGCGCTTCCACCGGCAGAAGTACCTGGCCTCGGCCGAGCGGGCAGCCCTGGCCAAGGCCCTCAAGATGACAGATGCCCAGGTGAAAACCTGGTTCCAGAACAGGAGGACAAAATGGAG GCGACAAACTGCAGAAGAGAGGGAGGCCGAGAGACAGCAAGCCAACCGCATCCTCATGCAGCTCCAGCAGGAGGCCTTCCAGAAAAGCATCAATCAGCCCCTCCAGGCAGACCCCATCTGTGTCCACAACTCTTCCCTCTTCGCCCTCCAGAACCTCCAGCCTTGGTCCGATGACTCGTCCAAGATTACCAGCGTCACCTCTGTTGCCTCTGCTTGCGAATAG